The Thermoleophilia bacterium nucleotide sequence GACAGCATCATTGCCCGCGTGTCCTTCGACGGCAGTCGATCGCACAACAGATCTGTGAAACGCCGATCCTCGACTGTCTTTGTGTCGTCGAGGGCGAAGCCGAGGTACTTGGTGAATGAGCTCTTGCCGGAGCCGTAGAAGCCGGCGACCCACACGCCAATCTCCGTGACCTGGCCCCTGTCTACCCCGTCCGAGAAGGTCTCGAGGAAATGGCGAAAGCAGGCTTCGATGTGCTCGGTAACCTCATACTCGTCAATCTCGGCAGCCAGGCGCTTTTCGTCGACCGCGTAGTAGTCGATGACCTTCTCGATGGGCCGGTCAATCGGCCGGCGTGTCGAGAACAACTCCCTGACTGTCTTCACATGCCACCCCCCACCATCGTCGCGCGGTAGTTGCCGTCGACGGGATAGAACCCCAAATAGTGCAGACCGTACTGGCCGGAACGCCGGCCGGGATAGAACAAGACTGTTGGCACTCTGACCCGATCATGAAGACCACTCTCGAGCGCGTGGACACGCCAGAACGGGTGGAGGAGCAACGCATCTGTAAGGAAGACAATTGTCTGTGGTCTCGCCTCCGAGACATGTGCTTCAACCGCCTTGATGAAGGCATTGTCCGTATTCGCCACGTTGCGGACCGCGCTGTTGACGTCCTCCGGATCCACGTCGCCTTCCAGCTCGAGCCACTGGTCCCATCGGCCGGATGCGTCCACAAGACCCCAGAGAATCTCGCGCAATGACACCACCTCTACCGTCCACCCCTCGTTCGACAGCGCCGCCGACCACACTGGGATGCTCTGGGCTACCTCGTTCGTCTCGGTCGGATCATGCACAAAGTAGAAGAGGGGATCGCTCTTGGCCGGATTCAGCGCGCCGGGGCGATTCAGAAGCTCAAGGAACTGCTCGAAGGTCTCATTCAGCGAGGACATCAACCACCTCATCGACAGATTCTTGCTTCCAGCTGAAGCGGGCGACCGACCCGGCAATCTGCAGGAGCCACCACTGCCCGTAGTCGCTCGAGGCCAGCTCCGTGACCAAACGCGAGCGGTCGAATCCGTAGAGCATCCAGTCCCGGTGGTCGAGGATCGCTTGGTCGCTGAGTCCAGAAGAGCGGAGATCGTAGGCCAGATAGACCAGGGCCTCTGGTGCGGCCCTATAAGGGACAGTCTCGCGGCGCCCCTTGGCTGCTTCGCGGAGCAGCCCGTACTCGACTAGGGACTTCACCAGCGCGCGTGCGATCTTCTTGGCGACCTCGTCGGACCAGGGAACTGGTATCAGGCCCTCGGCGTCGGCCTGCCGAATGAAACGAACGAAATCGTCAACGGTCAAGCTGAGTCGTCCTTCATTCAGCCCCGGCCAGTACACTTTGGTCACCGCGTCGCGCAGCAACAAGTCGTTTCGCGCCGAATACAGCATGCACAGGTCCGCGACGGCATGGGGCGACAAATCCGCTTCGAGCAGAAGCCTGAGCCGACGGGCAGGTGCGTCAGTTGGTAGGAGAAAGCGATTCGCGAACACGCGTCTCGCGATGTCTTGGGAACGCCGGGCTGAGCTCTTGCCGAGGATGTCTTCGCTGATCACTCTGTCGCAGAACTCTCCGACCGGTTCACCGGGCTCCCACGCCCGCAACAGCCGCTTCATCTCGTCGATTAGCGCGCTGCCCTTGGAAATCGCAATCGTATAGCGACGAGCGGACTCGCGGTCGTTCATCGACCCGCCTCGGCCGCTTCGAAGTACGGGTAACAGCGTGCTCCCGTGGCACATGCAGACGCGTAGGCAGAGGCGAGCTTCGGCAGAGCCCTGCCGGACGAGAGCTCCGACTCGCTCCCGAACGAGATCGGTCCAGCAACGCCATCGCTCTCGACCGAGCCGGCGGTCTCGCCAAGCCAGTCGATGAGGACGGCCGCGTTGCCCCCCAAGACCGTCCGTATCTGCTCCCGGAGAGACTCATCGTTGAGGTGCTCGAAGAAGCGACACTCGAGCGCGACGGGCAGCCGGAAGAGGTGAAAACGGCCGCCGACGCCGACCTTGGAGTCATGGTCGTCACGCGCAGCAGACGAGGTCGAACGCACAGCCGTGAGGAGTGCCGTCCGCGGGAAGATCATCTCAGTCGCCGAAAGACCCGCGGGCGTGAGGAACTGAGTGCGCCACCAAGGCGGCTTCGCGCGTTCCCCAAGTGCGGCGACCACGCATCGAAGCAGAGCCAATCGGTCGAGCGCACGCCCGCTACTGGCGTTCTCCACTTGCCCCTCCCCCCAACATACTCACGCCCTGCTGCGCGCCGCCCAGA carries:
- a CDS encoding DUF1819 family protein, which encodes MNDRESARRYTIAISKGSALIDEMKRLLRAWEPGEPVGEFCDRVISEDILGKSSARRSQDIARRVFANRFLLPTDAPARRLRLLLEADLSPHAVADLCMLYSARNDLLLRDAVTKVYWPGLNEGRLSLTVDDFVRFIRQADAEGLIPVPWSDEVAKKIARALVKSLVEYGLLREAAKGRRETVPYRAAPEALVYLAYDLRSSGLSDQAILDHRDWMLYGFDRSRLVTELASSDYGQWWLLQIAGSVARFSWKQESVDEVVDVLAE
- a CDS encoding DUF1788 domain-containing protein; protein product: MSSLNETFEQFLELLNRPGALNPAKSDPLFYFVHDPTETNEVAQSIPVWSAALSNEGWTVEVVSLREILWGLVDASGRWDQWLELEGDVDPEDVNSAVRNVANTDNAFIKAVEAHVSEARPQTIVFLTDALLLHPFWRVHALESGLHDRVRVPTVLFYPGRRSGQYGLHYLGFYPVDGNYRATMVGGGM
- a CDS encoding BrxE family protein is translated as MENASSGRALDRLALLRCVVAALGERAKPPWWRTQFLTPAGLSATEMIFPRTALLTAVRSTSSAARDDHDSKVGVGGRFHLFRLPVALECRFFEHLNDESLREQIRTVLGGNAAVLIDWLGETAGSVESDGVAGPISFGSESELSSGRALPKLASAYASACATGARCYPYFEAAEAGR